Proteins encoded in a region of the Streptomyces akebiae genome:
- the uvrB gene encoding excinuclease ABC subunit UvrB has translation MRPVSKIERTVAPFEVVSPYQPSGDQPTAIADLARRIKAGEKDVVLLGATGTGKSATTAWMIEKLQRPTLVMAPNKTLAAQLANEFRELLPNNAVEYFVSYYDYYQPEAYVPQSDTYIEKDSSINEEVERLRHSATNSLLTRRDVVVVASVSCIYGLGTPQEYVDRMVPLKVGEEFDRDELLRRFVDIQYTRNDLAFTRGTFRVRGDTIEIFPVYEELAVRIEMFGDEIEALSTLHPLTGEIISDDQQLYVFPASHYVAGPERLERAANDIEKELGERLAELEKQGKLLEAQRLRMRTTYDLEMLRQIGSCSGVENYSMHFDGREPGSPPNTLLDYFPDDFLLVIDESHVTVPQIGAMYEGDASRKRTLVDHGFRLPSALDNRPLKWEEFQERVGQTVYLSATPGQYELSRSDGHVEQIIRPTGLVDPEVVVKPTEGQIDDLVHEIRTRTEKDERVLVTTLTKKMAEDLTDYFLELGIQVRYLHSDVDTLRRVELLRELRAGEYDVLVGINLLREGLDLPEVSLVAILDADKEGFLRSGTSLIQTIGRAARNVSGQVHMYADKITPAMARAIDETNRRREKQVAYNKAKGIDPQPLRKKINDIVAQIAREDVDTEQLLGSGYRKGKDGTSAKAPVPSLGGKAAKSAKGRTKAAEAVPTDRPAVELAQQIEDMTERMRAAAAELQFEIAARLRDEVSEMKKELRQMREAGLA, from the coding sequence ATGCGGCCCGTTTCCAAGATCGAACGCACGGTGGCGCCTTTCGAGGTCGTCAGCCCCTACCAGCCGAGCGGCGACCAGCCCACGGCCATCGCCGACCTCGCCCGGCGCATCAAGGCGGGTGAGAAGGACGTCGTCCTGCTCGGCGCGACCGGCACCGGTAAGTCCGCCACCACCGCGTGGATGATCGAGAAGCTCCAGCGCCCGACCCTGGTGATGGCGCCGAACAAGACACTGGCGGCCCAGCTGGCCAACGAGTTCCGCGAGCTGCTGCCGAACAACGCGGTCGAATACTTCGTCTCGTACTACGACTACTACCAGCCCGAGGCCTACGTCCCGCAGTCGGACACCTACATCGAGAAGGACTCCTCGATCAACGAGGAAGTGGAACGCCTGCGGCACTCCGCGACCAACTCGCTGCTCACCCGCCGCGACGTCGTCGTGGTCGCCTCCGTCTCCTGCATCTACGGTCTCGGCACGCCGCAGGAGTACGTGGACCGCATGGTCCCCCTCAAGGTCGGCGAGGAGTTCGACCGGGACGAGCTGCTGCGCCGCTTCGTGGACATCCAGTACACGCGCAACGACCTGGCGTTCACCCGCGGCACCTTCCGTGTCCGCGGCGACACCATCGAGATCTTCCCGGTGTACGAGGAGCTCGCCGTCCGCATCGAGATGTTCGGCGACGAGATCGAGGCCCTCTCCACCCTCCACCCCCTCACCGGCGAGATCATCAGCGACGACCAGCAGCTGTACGTCTTCCCGGCCTCCCACTACGTCGCCGGCCCCGAGCGCCTGGAGCGCGCCGCCAACGACATCGAGAAGGAGCTGGGGGAGCGCCTGGCGGAGTTGGAGAAACAGGGCAAGCTCCTGGAGGCCCAGCGGCTGCGGATGCGCACGACGTACGACCTGGAGATGCTCCGCCAGATCGGCTCCTGCTCCGGTGTGGAGAACTACTCGATGCACTTCGACGGCCGTGAGCCGGGCTCCCCGCCGAACACCCTGCTGGACTACTTCCCGGACGACTTCCTCCTCGTCATCGACGAGTCCCACGTCACCGTGCCCCAGATCGGCGCGATGTACGAGGGCGACGCCTCCCGCAAGCGCACCCTCGTCGACCACGGCTTCCGGCTGCCCTCCGCCCTGGACAACCGCCCCCTGAAGTGGGAGGAGTTCCAGGAGCGCGTCGGCCAGACGGTGTATCTCTCGGCGACCCCCGGCCAGTACGAGCTGTCCCGCTCCGACGGCCACGTCGAGCAGATCATCCGCCCCACCGGCCTGGTCGACCCCGAGGTCGTCGTCAAGCCCACCGAGGGCCAGATCGACGACCTGGTGCACGAGATCCGCACGCGCACCGAGAAGGACGAGCGCGTCCTCGTCACCACCCTCACCAAGAAGATGGCCGAGGACCTCACCGACTACTTCCTGGAGCTCGGCATCCAGGTCCGCTACCTCCACAGCGATGTCGACACCCTGCGCCGCGTCGAACTGCTGCGCGAGCTGCGCGCCGGTGAGTACGACGTCCTGGTCGGCATCAACCTCCTCCGGGAGGGCCTCGACCTCCCGGAGGTCTCCCTGGTGGCGATCCTCGACGCGGACAAGGAGGGCTTCCTGCGCTCGGGGACCTCGCTGATCCAGACCATCGGCCGCGCCGCGCGCAATGTGTCGGGGCAGGTCCATATGTACGCCGACAAGATCACCCCCGCGATGGCGAGGGCCATCGACGAGACCAACCGGCGCCGGGAGAAGCAGGTCGCGTACAACAAGGCCAAGGGCATCGACCCCCAGCCGCTCCGCAAGAAGATCAACGACATCGTCGCGCAGATCGCGCGCGAGGACGTCGACACCGAGCAGCTGCTCGGCTCCGGCTATCGCAAGGGCAAGGACGGCACCAGCGCCAAGGCCCCCGTGCCCTCCCTCGGTGGCAAGGCGGCCAAGTCCGCCAAGGGCAGGACCAAGGCCGCCGAGGCCGTCCCGACCGACCGTCCCGCGGTCGAGCTCGCCCAGCAGATCGAGGACATGACGGAGCGCATGCGCGCGGCCGCCGCCGAGCTGCAGTTCGAGATCGCCGCGCGGCTGCGTGACGAGGTCTCCGAGATGAAGAAGGAACTGCGGCAGATGAGGGAGGCGGGCCTGGCCTGA
- a CDS encoding VOC family protein encodes MKENTTRLDHVVIWVREPIAAAGFYEKAVGLEPVRVTEYAAGHAPFPSVRVNDETIIDLMPLTMAPTMRMVPGAAAGAGHPVNHVCLAMPGPAFDELRGRLEEQAVPVSEVSHDSFGARGLARRSFYFRDPDGNVFEARHYE; translated from the coding sequence ATGAAGGAGAACACGACACGTCTCGACCATGTCGTCATCTGGGTGCGGGAGCCGATCGCCGCGGCCGGCTTCTACGAGAAGGCCGTGGGCCTGGAACCCGTGAGGGTCACCGAGTACGCGGCGGGCCACGCACCCTTCCCCTCCGTCCGTGTCAACGACGAGACCATCATCGATCTCATGCCGCTGACCATGGCCCCGACGATGCGGATGGTGCCGGGCGCCGCCGCCGGCGCCGGGCACCCCGTCAACCACGTCTGCCTGGCGATGCCCGGCCCGGCCTTCGACGAACTGCGCGGCCGGCTGGAGGAACAGGCGGTCCCCGTCTCGGAGGTCTCCCACGACTCCTTCGGCGCCCGCGGACTCGCCCGGCGAAGCTTCTACTTCCGGGACCCGGACGGCAACGTCTTCGAGGCGCGGCACTACGAGTAG
- a CDS encoding TerD family protein: MTAELVRGQNHPLPEVRLEIRVSAGTPIVAGATLGDEHGRVQGVEWVAHPGAPTLPGLEVPRQAAADHRLAVDLDALAPSVHRVTVLLALPTGTGGPARFGAVAAPFVAVTGLDGTEVASYTITDLEPESAVVALELYRRQGAWKVRAVGQGYAGGLAALLADQGLPQAQQLAGSINEAVAQGLARSVAAPPPRLPDADRPHRTTAPATGPDETHGGATPQGATGNPVPSQGHQPTSPYGTTPPYGSPHDGTRPDHAAAQHGGTTPADPAAGQPASATAGGPVNYSHPGRQTTAPPPPPPTAPPAQPGQPARPVAGDATGWSMEERLYNQVWGMFEDLARTTAAYRSAVDFAESRMEQELDKVLSDPRSRISGQGDAAREAARAKHAQLVDQARAALDRDLAQLGAEADVVEPALPPAYASWDNPVWHGYRVPMEIPMALRLGDLHLPESEDVRIPMLVRLPLERGLWIDSGRSGDSLADTDELRRLALDTAVALAARLLAVYPPGEFAVHVVDPAGAGSSALAPLTQAGVLAGPPATGAAGVSEVLGRLTQRVDLVQMAVRGGAADALPPGFDTAEQLLIVNDFPHGFDDRAVTQLRYLADEGPAVGVHLMMVADRQDAAAYGPLLDPLWRSLMRLTPTPDDHLADPWVGHAWTYEPSTIPPGSTVMHDVLARVAEARRSWNR; this comes from the coding sequence ATGACGGCCGAGCTGGTCCGGGGGCAGAACCATCCGCTGCCCGAGGTCCGACTGGAAATCCGCGTCTCGGCCGGCACGCCGATCGTGGCCGGTGCCACGCTCGGCGACGAGCACGGCCGGGTGCAGGGCGTCGAGTGGGTCGCCCACCCGGGCGCGCCCACCCTGCCGGGACTCGAGGTGCCCAGGCAGGCGGCTGCCGACCATCGCCTCGCCGTGGACCTCGACGCCCTGGCGCCGTCCGTGCACCGGGTGACCGTGCTGCTAGCCCTCCCCACGGGGACCGGCGGCCCGGCGCGCTTCGGCGCCGTGGCCGCCCCCTTCGTCGCGGTCACCGGCCTCGACGGCACCGAGGTCGCCAGCTACACCATCACCGACCTCGAACCGGAGTCGGCCGTCGTCGCCCTGGAGCTGTATCGCAGGCAGGGTGCCTGGAAGGTCCGCGCGGTCGGCCAGGGATACGCCGGTGGCCTCGCCGCGCTGCTCGCCGACCAGGGTCTGCCGCAGGCCCAGCAGCTGGCCGGCAGCATCAACGAGGCAGTGGCACAGGGCCTCGCCCGCTCGGTGGCGGCCCCTCCGCCCCGGCTGCCGGACGCGGACCGCCCGCACCGGACGACGGCGCCCGCGACGGGCCCCGACGAGACTCACGGCGGCGCGACACCGCAGGGTGCGACCGGCAACCCCGTGCCGTCCCAGGGTCACCAGCCCACCTCTCCGTACGGCACGACACCCCCGTACGGCTCTCCGCACGACGGCACGCGGCCCGACCACGCGGCCGCGCAGCACGGCGGCACGACCCCGGCCGACCCGGCCGCCGGGCAGCCGGCTTCCGCCACCGCCGGCGGCCCCGTCAACTACAGCCACCCCGGCCGTCAGACCACCGCGCCGCCCCCGCCCCCGCCGACCGCGCCTCCGGCCCAGCCCGGACAGCCCGCGCGGCCCGTCGCCGGCGACGCGACCGGCTGGTCCATGGAGGAGCGTCTCTACAACCAGGTGTGGGGCATGTTCGAGGACCTCGCCCGCACCACGGCCGCGTACCGCAGCGCCGTCGACTTCGCCGAATCGCGGATGGAACAGGAGCTGGACAAGGTCCTGTCCGACCCGCGCAGCCGCATCAGCGGCCAGGGCGACGCCGCGCGCGAGGCGGCCCGCGCCAAGCACGCCCAGCTCGTCGACCAGGCCAGGGCCGCCCTCGACCGGGACCTGGCCCAGCTCGGGGCCGAGGCGGACGTCGTCGAGCCCGCGTTGCCCCCGGCGTACGCGAGCTGGGACAACCCCGTCTGGCACGGTTACCGGGTGCCGATGGAGATACCGATGGCGCTGCGTCTGGGTGATCTCCATCTGCCGGAGAGCGAGGACGTGCGCATCCCGATGCTGGTCCGGCTGCCGCTGGAGCGCGGCCTGTGGATCGACAGCGGTCGCTCCGGCGACTCGCTCGCCGACACCGACGAGCTCCGCCGCCTCGCGCTGGACACGGCAGTGGCTCTCGCCGCCCGACTGCTCGCGGTCTACCCGCCGGGCGAGTTCGCCGTGCACGTCGTCGACCCGGCAGGAGCGGGCTCGTCCGCGTTGGCGCCTCTGACGCAGGCCGGTGTGCTCGCCGGGCCGCCCGCCACCGGAGCCGCGGGTGTCTCGGAGGTACTGGGGCGGCTCACCCAGCGCGTCGACCTCGTGCAGATGGCGGTGCGCGGGGGCGCGGCCGACGCGCTGCCCCCGGGCTTCGACACGGCCGAACAACTGCTGATCGTCAACGACTTCCCGCACGGCTTCGACGACCGTGCCGTCACCCAGCTCCGCTACCTCGCGGACGAGGGCCCCGCCGTCGGGGTCCACCTCATGATGGTCGCCGACCGGCAGGACGCCGCCGCCTACGGGCCGTTGCTCGACCCGCTGTGGCGTTCGCTGATGCGACTCACACCCACCCCCGATGACCACCTCGCCGATCCCTGGGTCGGCCACGCGTGGACATACGAGCCGTCGACCATCCCGCCCGGCAGCACAGTCATGCACGACGTGCTCGCGCGTGTAGCGGAGGCCCGCCGCTCCTGGAACCGCTGA
- a CDS encoding TerD family protein, with product MTVNMTKGQAISLQKNDGGSLTAVRMGLGWQAAPRRGLFGSRTREIDLDASAVLFADKQPVDVVFFRHLVSDDGSVRHTGDNLVGGVGQGGDDEAILVDLARVPVHIDQIVFTVNSFTGQTFQEVQNAFCRLVDETNGQELARYTLAGGGQYTAQIMAKVHRAGAGWQMTAIGTPANGRTFQDLMPAVLPVL from the coding sequence GTGACCGTCAATATGACCAAGGGTCAGGCCATCAGTCTGCAGAAGAACGACGGAGGCAGCCTGACCGCGGTGCGCATGGGTCTCGGCTGGCAGGCTGCCCCCAGGCGCGGCCTGTTCGGATCCCGCACCCGTGAGATCGACCTCGACGCGTCCGCCGTGCTGTTCGCGGACAAGCAGCCCGTCGACGTCGTCTTCTTCCGTCACCTGGTGAGCGACGACGGCTCCGTCCGGCACACCGGCGACAACCTGGTCGGCGGCGTCGGCCAGGGCGGCGACGACGAGGCGATCCTCGTCGACCTGGCCCGGGTGCCGGTCCACATCGACCAGATCGTCTTCACCGTGAACTCCTTCACGGGCCAGACCTTCCAGGAAGTGCAGAACGCGTTCTGCCGACTGGTCGACGAGACCAACGGCCAGGAGCTGGCGCGCTACACCCTCGCGGGCGGCGGCCAGTACACCGCCCAGATCATGGCCAAGGTGCACCGAGCGGGCGCGGGCTGGCAGATGACCGCCATCGGCACGCCCGCCAACGGCCGCACCTTCCAGGACCTGATGCCGGCGGTCCTGCCGGTCCTGTAG
- a CDS encoding carbohydrate kinase family protein codes for MLVVGDVVTDVVARHRGPLAAGTDTASTIRTLPGGAGANVACWAAHRGCADVRLLGRVGTDGAAWHERELRASGVRPHLVIDPEAATGTVICLVDTGAAAERTFLTDSGAALRLNPDDWSPALLDGVARLHLSGYLFFSEPSRALVSVALESARARGVPVSVDPASAGFLTRLGVDRFLTLVEGVDVLLPSRDEAHLLTGLPDPADAAAKLSRLVPLVVAKQGADGALVAREGRVVSRIPAAPATPRDTTGAGDAFTGAFLAALLAGADAEGAAAEGCGAGARAVEKVGGRPPGVARAL; via the coding sequence CTGCTCGTCGTGGGGGACGTCGTCACGGATGTCGTCGCCCGACACCGCGGGCCGCTCGCGGCGGGCACCGACACGGCCTCCACGATCCGGACGCTGCCCGGCGGGGCGGGCGCCAACGTGGCCTGCTGGGCAGCTCATCGCGGCTGCGCGGACGTGCGGCTGCTCGGGCGGGTGGGCACGGACGGGGCCGCGTGGCACGAGCGGGAGCTGCGGGCCTCGGGCGTGCGACCCCATCTGGTGATCGACCCGGAGGCGGCCACGGGGACGGTGATCTGCCTGGTGGACACGGGCGCCGCGGCCGAGCGCACGTTCCTCACCGACAGCGGTGCCGCGCTGCGGCTGAACCCGGACGACTGGTCGCCGGCCCTGCTCGACGGCGTCGCCCGGCTGCACCTGTCGGGTTATCTGTTCTTCTCCGAGCCCAGTCGCGCGCTGGTCTCCGTGGCCCTGGAATCGGCACGCGCGCGTGGAGTGCCGGTGAGCGTCGATCCCGCGTCTGCGGGCTTCCTCACGCGGCTCGGTGTGGACCGTTTCCTCACGCTGGTCGAGGGAGTGGACGTGCTGCTGCCCAGCCGCGACGAGGCCCACCTGCTGACCGGGCTGCCCGATCCGGCCGACGCGGCGGCCAAGTTGAGCCGTCTCGTACCTCTGGTGGTGGCCAAGCAGGGGGCGGACGGCGCCCTCGTCGCGCGCGAAGGTCGCGTCGTGTCGCGGATCCCGGCGGCACCCGCCACGCCCCGTGACACCACCGGCGCGGGCGACGCCTTCACGGGGGCGTTCCTGGCGGCGCTGCTCGCCGGCGCGGACGCAGAGGGAGCGGCGGCCGAGGGGTGCGGGGCAGGAGCGCGGGCGGTGGAGAAAGTGGGCGGGAGACCGCCCGGGGTCGCCCGGGCCTTGTGA
- a CDS encoding pseudouridine-5'-phosphate glycosidase, with protein MLVVSEEVREAVDARRPVVALESTIIAHGLPRPRNLQVALELEEVVRREGAVPATIAVLDGRPHIGLDKQQLERVANEDGMRKLGHRDLPPAVAAGVSGATTVSATAQLAALAGVRVFATGGLGGVHREWTVTQDESADLGLLARTRITVVCAGVKSILDVPATLQRLETLGVAVAGYGTDRFPGFYLSDSGHPVEWTLGSPGEVADVMRAQDALGGPESALIVANPVPEAEQLDPELHARVLAEALAACEAEGVTGQAVTPFLLSYLVRHTDGASLSANLAAVRGNVRLAARIAAAWTGA; from the coding sequence GTGCTGGTGGTGTCCGAAGAGGTGCGGGAAGCGGTTGACGCGCGTCGACCCGTGGTGGCCCTGGAGTCGACGATCATCGCGCACGGGCTGCCCCGCCCCCGCAATCTGCAGGTGGCGCTGGAACTGGAGGAGGTCGTACGGCGGGAGGGCGCCGTACCCGCGACGATCGCCGTACTGGACGGGCGACCCCATATCGGCCTCGACAAGCAGCAGTTGGAGCGGGTCGCCAACGAGGACGGCATGCGCAAGCTCGGGCACCGCGATCTGCCGCCGGCGGTGGCCGCGGGCGTGAGCGGGGCGACCACCGTGTCGGCGACCGCCCAGCTGGCGGCCCTCGCGGGCGTACGGGTGTTCGCGACGGGTGGACTCGGGGGCGTGCACCGCGAGTGGACGGTGACCCAGGACGAGTCCGCCGACCTTGGGCTCCTCGCGCGTACCCGGATCACGGTCGTGTGCGCGGGCGTGAAGTCGATTTTGGACGTGCCGGCGACCTTGCAGCGGCTGGAGACGCTGGGTGTCGCGGTCGCCGGGTACGGCACCGACCGCTTCCCCGGCTTCTATCTGTCCGACTCGGGCCATCCGGTGGAGTGGACACTCGGATCGCCGGGCGAGGTCGCGGACGTCATGCGGGCGCAGGACGCGCTCGGCGGCCCCGAGTCGGCGCTGATCGTCGCCAATCCCGTGCCGGAGGCGGAGCAGCTCGATCCCGAGCTGCACGCGCGTGTGCTCGCGGAGGCGCTGGCGGCGTGCGAGGCGGAGGGCGTCACGGGCCAGGCGGTCACCCCGTTCCTGCTGAGCTATCTCGTACGGCACACCGACGGCGCCTCCCTGAGCGCCAACCTGGCGGCGGTACGCGGCAACGTACGGCTCGCGGCACGGATCGCGGCGGCCTGGACCGGGGCGTGA
- a CDS encoding glycerophosphodiester phosphodiesterase, producing the protein MHVRAVVAATTAFLGATVLLLPTSAAHAAADAGNPLVVAHRGASAYAPENTLAAVDKAHEMGFDWVENDVQRTSDGELVVLHDATLARTTNVEELYPERAPWNVADFTAAEIGRLDAGSWFGGDFEGARVPTLEQYMRRVSRNHQKLVLEIKNPQLYPGIEQQTLKVLGNEGWLGPAHLEKLVIQSFSADTVRRVHELSPAVKTGLLGTPDIADLPEYATFSDQINSSYTTISASYVATIHALGGPHGKPLEILTWTVNDAANARRVADYGVDGIITNKPDVVRDATQG; encoded by the coding sequence ATGCACGTGCGCGCAGTTGTCGCCGCGACCACAGCGTTCTTGGGGGCCACCGTCCTCCTGCTCCCCACTTCCGCCGCTCACGCGGCCGCCGACGCCGGGAATCCACTGGTCGTCGCGCATCGCGGAGCTTCCGCCTACGCGCCCGAGAACACCCTGGCCGCTGTCGACAAGGCCCATGAGATGGGCTTCGACTGGGTCGAGAACGACGTCCAGCGCACCAGCGACGGCGAGCTCGTCGTCCTCCACGACGCGACGCTGGCGCGGACGACCAATGTGGAGGAGCTCTATCCCGAGCGCGCCCCCTGGAACGTGGCGGACTTCACCGCCGCGGAGATCGGGCGCCTGGACGCGGGCAGCTGGTTCGGCGGTGACTTCGAGGGCGCGCGCGTGCCCACGCTGGAGCAGTACATGCGGCGGGTCTCACGCAACCACCAGAAGCTCGTCCTGGAGATCAAGAATCCGCAGCTCTACCCGGGGATCGAGCAACAGACCCTGAAGGTGCTCGGCAACGAGGGCTGGCTCGGCCCGGCCCACCTCGAGAAGCTGGTGATCCAGAGCTTCAGCGCCGACACCGTGCGCCGGGTCCATGAGCTGAGCCCGGCGGTGAAGACCGGTCTGCTCGGCACACCGGACATCGCCGACCTGCCCGAGTACGCGACGTTCAGCGACCAGATCAACTCCTCGTACACGACCATCTCCGCGTCCTACGTCGCCACGATCCACGCGCTCGGGGGTCCGCACGGCAAGCCGTTGGAGATCCTCACCTGGACCGTGAACGACGCCGCCAACGCCCGCCGGGTGGCCGACTACGGCGTGGACGGCATCATCACCAACAAGCCGGACGTGGTCAGGGACGCCACGCAGGGCTGA
- a CDS encoding MHYT domain-containing protein, with amino-acid sequence MQGTVDGFSYGLVTPVVAYLMACLGGALGLRCTTRSMLVDGRRRIGWLALGSAAIGSGIWTMHFVAMMGFKVLQAPIHYDPLTTFASLAVAIVMVGIGIFMVGSKGAGGAALFTGGTLTGLGIASMHYLGMAGMRLNGTFQYNTATVAASVVIAVVAAIAALWAAGQVRGFLWSVGASLVMGIAVSGMHYTGMAALSVHLHSAAGPDPADGSSSAALLAPLMIGPLVFLLLAGVVVMFDPFMIMGRFHGSPVERRPGIPAQATAHICRHMESRTGQEHREPRSRTPQNR; translated from the coding sequence ATGCAGGGCACGGTCGACGGCTTCAGCTACGGACTCGTCACACCGGTGGTGGCCTATCTCATGGCCTGCCTCGGAGGCGCGCTCGGCCTGCGCTGCACCACCAGATCGATGCTCGTGGACGGCCGCCGGCGGATCGGCTGGCTCGCGCTGGGCTCGGCGGCCATCGGCTCCGGCATCTGGACCATGCACTTCGTCGCGATGATGGGGTTCAAGGTCCTGCAGGCCCCGATCCACTACGACCCGCTGACCACGTTCGCGAGCCTCGCCGTCGCGATCGTCATGGTGGGCATCGGGATCTTCATGGTCGGCTCCAAGGGCGCCGGCGGGGCCGCGCTGTTCACCGGCGGCACCCTCACAGGCCTGGGCATCGCCTCCATGCACTACCTGGGCATGGCCGGCATGCGGCTCAACGGCACGTTCCAGTACAACACCGCCACCGTGGCCGCTTCGGTCGTGATCGCCGTGGTGGCCGCGATCGCCGCCCTGTGGGCCGCCGGACAGGTCCGCGGCTTCCTCTGGAGCGTGGGCGCCAGCCTCGTCATGGGGATCGCCGTCAGCGGCATGCACTACACGGGCATGGCCGCCCTCAGCGTCCATCTGCACAGCGCCGCGGGCCCCGACCCGGCCGACGGCTCCTCGTCCGCCGCCCTGCTGGCCCCGCTGATGATCGGCCCGCTGGTGTTCCTGCTCCTCGCGGGTGTCGTCGTGATGTTCGACCCGTTCATGATCATGGGCAGGTTCCACGGGAGCCCGGTCGAACGTCGGCCCGGCATCCCGGCCCAGGCGACCGCCCACATCTGCCGGCACATGGAGTCCCGCACCGGCCAGGAGCACCGCGAGCCACGTTCCCGCACACCGCAGAATCGCTGA
- a CDS encoding methyltransferase domain-containing protein, producing MMRTDGYLLDQRRAETGQGPDAFAALFDPTTFRHMEAFGLGSGWRCWEVGAGGASVVSWLAKKVGPTGKVIATDTDISWAVPSVTRPPVEALVHHVGVDQPPGDGFDLVHARLALAHAPNHEHALSSMVNALRPGGRLLVEDIDPALQPLACLEESGPEHQLANRLRQAVRELLAERGIAPAHGRRLPRLLRAAGLRGVEADAYFPVASPGCAALESTTVDRLREALVTANLVTAEEIDRHLSAVASGAMDIAAPPLISAWGRKA from the coding sequence ATGATGCGAACCGACGGGTATCTCCTCGACCAGCGGCGGGCCGAGACGGGGCAGGGCCCCGACGCCTTCGCCGCACTCTTCGACCCCACGACCTTCCGGCACATGGAGGCCTTCGGTCTGGGGTCCGGCTGGCGCTGTTGGGAGGTCGGCGCGGGCGGCGCCTCGGTGGTCTCCTGGCTGGCGAAGAAGGTCGGACCGACGGGCAAGGTCATCGCGACGGACACCGACATCTCCTGGGCCGTGCCCTCGGTCACCCGCCCACCGGTCGAGGCCCTCGTCCATCACGTGGGCGTCGACCAGCCCCCGGGTGACGGCTTCGACCTCGTGCACGCCCGCCTCGCCCTGGCTCACGCGCCGAACCACGAGCACGCGTTGTCGTCGATGGTCAACGCCCTGCGTCCCGGCGGACGACTCCTGGTCGAGGATATCGACCCCGCCCTCCAACCCCTGGCCTGCCTCGAGGAATCCGGTCCCGAGCACCAGTTGGCCAACCGGCTTCGCCAGGCCGTGCGCGAGCTGCTCGCCGAACGCGGAATCGCCCCGGCGCACGGCCGCAGACTCCCGCGCCTGCTGCGGGCCGCCGGCCTGCGCGGTGTGGAGGCCGACGCGTACTTCCCCGTCGCCTCACCGGGCTGTGCCGCCCTGGAGTCGACGACCGTCGACCGGCTCCGCGAAGCGCTCGTCACGGCGAACCTCGTCACGGCGGAGGAGATCGACCGGCATCTGTCGGCCGTGGCCTCCGGCGCGATGGACATCGCCGCCCCGCCCCTGATCTCGGCTTGGGGCCGGAAGGCATAG
- a CDS encoding methylated-DNA--[protein]-cysteine S-methyltransferase has product MNSHAQGEQQVVWTVVASDIGPLLLAATDEGLVHVVFHATEPVRDRTLDRLASRLGTTPVEAPDAPQLAEAIRQFEAYFAGERHEFALSLDWSLISGFNRQVLRELASGVPYGSVVGYGDLARRVGQPGAAQAVGVAMGSNPLPVVVPCHRVVESDGGIGGFGGGLETKRKLLALEGVLPEPLF; this is encoded by the coding sequence ATGAACAGCCATGCGCAGGGCGAGCAGCAGGTGGTGTGGACCGTCGTCGCCTCGGACATCGGCCCGCTGCTGCTGGCCGCGACGGACGAGGGCCTGGTCCATGTCGTCTTCCATGCCACGGAGCCGGTGCGCGACCGGACCCTCGACCGGCTCGCCTCCCGCCTCGGCACCACCCCGGTGGAGGCTCCCGACGCACCGCAGCTGGCCGAGGCGATACGTCAGTTCGAGGCGTACTTCGCGGGTGAGCGGCACGAGTTCGCACTGTCGCTCGACTGGTCGCTGATCTCGGGGTTCAACCGCCAGGTACTGCGCGAACTGGCGTCGGGCGTCCCCTACGGCTCGGTCGTGGGCTACGGCGATCTCGCGCGGCGCGTGGGCCAGCCCGGCGCGGCCCAGGCGGTCGGAGTCGCGATGGGGTCGAACCCGCTGCCCGTGGTGGTGCCGTGCCACCGGGTGGTGGAGAGCGACGGCGGCATCGGCGGGTTCGGCGGCGGACTGGAGACCAAGCGGAAACTGTTGGCGCTCGAAGGGGTCCTTCCGGAGCCCTTGTTCTGA